Proteins encoded together in one Riemerella anatipestifer window:
- a CDS encoding VOC family protein, translating into MTTVSIYLNFNGNCEEAFNFYKSVFGGEFTYVGRFGDMPPQEGMPPMSEVDKNKIMHIGLPIGNTVLMGSDTGGEWAPSFQQGNNFSINITPESKEVADKLFNGLSAGGKVTMPMADTFWGAYFGMFTDKFGINWMINFESQNNQ; encoded by the coding sequence ATGACAACAGTAAGCATCTATTTAAATTTTAATGGAAATTGTGAAGAAGCATTTAATTTCTATAAATCAGTGTTTGGGGGAGAATTTACCTATGTAGGGAGATTTGGCGATATGCCTCCACAAGAGGGAATGCCACCAATGAGTGAGGTGGATAAAAATAAAATTATGCACATAGGTCTTCCTATAGGAAATACCGTTTTAATGGGAAGTGATACAGGTGGAGAATGGGCACCATCTTTTCAACAAGGGAATAATTTTTCAATAAATATTACGCCTGAAAGTAAAGAAGTAGCAGATAAACTATTTAATGGACTTTCTGCGGGAGGAAAGGTAACGATGCCGATGGCAGATACTTTCTGGGGTGCTTATTTTGGTATGTTTACAGATAAGTTTGGTATTAATTGGATGATAAATTTTGAATCGCAGAATAATCAATAA
- a CDS encoding MATE family efflux transporter: MSFLDTVYTKRLMKLALPVMLTQVGQVSVNLFDNIIVGNLLGADALASVSLANGIFFSIFVVALGFSLAIPPLVSEAQTRGDHQQINQVFSHGLIVNVSIGILLILLIFGISPLMYHLDQPPHIMPDAETYLKIVVVSIFPFMIFQTMREVSEGLSFTIGVTKATIIANIINIILNYILIKGFWIIPSFGVAGSAYATLIARIFMMFFLFFVMKKEKVTRRYMEDFSLKLSLLKKQMFTKLLRLGFPMSLQMFFEVTAFAAAAFICGKVSARDIAAHQIALSMASFTFNLCIGFSVASTIMVGNKVGEKNFDEVKKVGVNNLKIVFLFMLICGMVFILGREVLPTFFTKKEDVEVLVLASQLMIVAALFQLSDGIQVTALGLLRGLQDVKIPSFITFIAYWLITLPLGYYLCINLNMGAFGMWIALGIGLTISALLLVRRFLVNKTLMKL; encoded by the coding sequence ATGTCTTTCTTAGATACGGTTTATACCAAACGACTTATGAAACTTGCCTTACCCGTGATGCTAACACAGGTAGGGCAAGTTTCCGTTAATTTATTTGACAATATTATTGTAGGAAACTTACTAGGAGCCGACGCACTGGCTTCGGTTTCTTTAGCAAACGGCATATTTTTTTCCATTTTTGTAGTGGCTTTGGGATTTTCTTTGGCTATTCCTCCTTTGGTTTCGGAAGCCCAAACTAGAGGAGACCATCAACAGATTAACCAAGTTTTTAGTCACGGACTTATTGTAAATGTTAGTATTGGGATTCTTCTCATTCTACTGATTTTTGGTATTAGCCCATTGATGTATCACCTTGACCAGCCTCCTCACATAATGCCTGATGCCGAAACCTACCTTAAAATAGTTGTGGTAAGTATTTTCCCCTTTATGATATTTCAAACTATGCGAGAGGTTTCAGAAGGGCTTTCATTTACTATTGGAGTTACCAAGGCAACCATTATTGCTAATATCATCAATATTATTTTAAATTATATTTTGATAAAAGGCTTTTGGATTATCCCAAGTTTTGGAGTTGCTGGTTCTGCATATGCCACACTCATTGCGAGAATATTCATGATGTTTTTTCTATTTTTCGTAATGAAAAAAGAGAAAGTGACTCGCCGATATATGGAAGACTTCAGTTTAAAACTAAGTTTACTTAAGAAACAAATGTTTACCAAACTCCTTAGATTAGGATTTCCGATGTCTTTACAAATGTTTTTTGAGGTTACTGCATTTGCTGCGGCTGCTTTTATTTGTGGTAAAGTAAGTGCTAGAGATATTGCCGCTCATCAGATTGCGTTGAGTATGGCTTCTTTTACCTTTAATCTTTGTATAGGGTTTAGTGTAGCTTCCACCATTATGGTTGGTAATAAAGTAGGCGAAAAAAACTTTGACGAAGTAAAAAAAGTAGGTGTTAACAACCTGAAAATAGTATTTTTATTTATGCTAATTTGCGGTATGGTTTTCATACTTGGTAGAGAAGTTCTTCCTACTTTCTTTACTAAAAAAGAAGATGTGGAGGTATTAGTTTTAGCTTCTCAACTGATGATTGTTGCCGCTCTTTTCCAACTTTCAGATGGTATCCAAGTTACGGCGTTAGGTCTTTTGAGAGGATTGCAAGATGTTAAAATTCCTAGTTTTATTACATTTATCGCCTATTGGCTAATTACCTTACCATTAGGATATTATTTATGCATCAACCTAAATATGGGAGCTTTTGGAATGTGGATAGCTCTTGGTATTGGCTTAACAATTTCCGCTTTACTACTTGTAAGACGTTTTTTAGTTAATAAAACATTGATGAAATTATAA
- a CDS encoding sigma-54-dependent transcriptional regulator: protein MQKILIVEDEKAISGLLKNILSEEVKDYEILVADDGLEAYKLIEKEDFSLVISDIKMPKVSGTELLQKALEIKPDTAFVMISAHGDINTAVQCLKQGAYDFIEKPIDLNRLITSVRNTLERKELKASNQILKKENTQLKKKVNKKYQMIGSSEALKKIQDMIDKVAPSDARVLITGPNGAGKELVAHALHSQSERSKGPMVEVNCAAIPSELIESELFGHMKGSFTGAVKDKSGKFEQANGGTIFLDEIGDMSLVAQAKVLRVLQEHKVSPVGSDKEIKIDVRVLAATNKNLQKEIEEGRFREDLYHRLSVIEIQVPALNDRKKDIPLLVEHFAQNIASENGSPVKEFSKEALKALQNYDWTGNIRELRNVVERLIILGENPVSENDISNFVKK from the coding sequence ATGCAAAAAATATTAATTGTAGAAGACGAAAAAGCTATTTCAGGCTTGCTTAAAAATATTCTTTCTGAGGAAGTTAAAGATTATGAAATTTTAGTAGCAGATGACGGATTAGAGGCCTATAAACTAATAGAAAAAGAAGATTTTTCTTTAGTAATATCCGATATAAAGATGCCTAAAGTATCAGGTACAGAACTTTTACAAAAAGCATTGGAAATAAAACCAGATACTGCTTTTGTGATGATTTCTGCCCACGGAGACATCAATACAGCGGTGCAATGCCTTAAACAAGGTGCTTACGACTTTATAGAAAAACCTATAGATCTTAACCGACTTATCACGAGTGTAAGAAATACTTTGGAGCGAAAGGAACTCAAAGCTTCTAATCAAATTTTAAAGAAGGAGAATACTCAGCTTAAGAAAAAAGTAAATAAAAAATACCAAATGATTGGTAGCTCGGAAGCCCTTAAGAAAATCCAAGATATGATAGATAAAGTGGCTCCGTCTGATGCTAGAGTTCTCATTACTGGACCTAATGGTGCTGGTAAGGAGCTTGTCGCTCATGCTTTACATTCCCAAAGTGAACGCTCCAAAGGCCCCATGGTAGAGGTAAACTGTGCTGCAATACCTTCAGAATTGATAGAGAGCGAATTGTTCGGACATATGAAAGGCTCTTTTACAGGTGCTGTTAAGGATAAGTCTGGTAAATTTGAGCAAGCTAATGGAGGAACGATATTTTTAGACGAAATAGGTGATATGAGTTTGGTGGCACAAGCCAAAGTGCTCAGAGTCTTACAAGAACATAAAGTATCTCCTGTGGGAAGTGATAAAGAAATAAAAATAGATGTAAGAGTCTTAGCAGCAACTAATAAAAACTTACAAAAAGAGATAGAGGAAGGACGATTTAGAGAAGATTTATACCACCGACTTTCGGTAATAGAAATACAAGTTCCTGCTCTTAATGATAGGAAAAAAGATATACCTCTACTTGTGGAACATTTTGCACAAAATATAGCTTCTGAGAATGGTAGTCCTGTAAAAGAATTTAGTAAGGAAGCTCTAAAAGCTCTTCAAAACTATGATTGGACAGGTAATATTCGTGAGTTAAGAAATGTCGTGGAAAGGCTAATTATATTAGGCGAAAATCCTGTAAGCGAGAATGATATTTCCAACTTTGTTAAAAAATAA
- a CDS encoding YggS family pyridoxal phosphate-dependent enzyme, which yields MSIETNYTQLVSQIPKTVNLVAVSKTYPVEDVQKVYNLGHRVFGENKVQELVAKHTELPSDIQWHLIGHLQTNKVKYIAPFVHTIQSVDSEKLLQEIDKQARKHNRIINILLQVKIAEEDTKTGMEINEVKELCVKIKQGEFPNIKLQGLMGMATFTDDETQIRREFSFLKQLYDYLSDSHQLNTLSMGMSGDFPLAIECGANSIRVGSAIFGARNYQ from the coding sequence ATGTCTATAGAAACTAATTATACCCAACTTGTATCACAAATTCCTAAAACTGTAAATCTTGTAGCGGTTTCTAAAACTTATCCAGTTGAAGATGTACAAAAAGTTTACAATTTGGGGCATAGAGTATTTGGAGAAAACAAAGTACAGGAGTTGGTAGCCAAACATACTGAGTTGCCAAGTGATATACAGTGGCATCTTATAGGGCATCTACAAACCAATAAGGTTAAATATATTGCTCCTTTTGTCCACACCATACAAAGTGTGGATTCGGAAAAACTATTACAGGAAATAGATAAACAAGCAAGAAAACACAATAGAATCATCAATATTTTGCTTCAAGTTAAAATTGCAGAAGAAGATACCAAAACAGGTATGGAAATTAATGAAGTAAAAGAGTTATGTGTTAAAATAAAACAAGGCGAATTTCCTAATATCAAATTACAAGGGTTGATGGGAATGGCGACTTTTACCGATGATGAAACACAAATCAGAAGAGAATTTTCTTTTCTGAAGCAGTTATATGATTATCTTTCAGATTCTCATCAATTAAATACTCTATCTATGGGTATGAGTGGTGATTTTCCGTTGGCAATAGAATGCGGAGCTAATTCTATTAGAGTTGGGTCTGCCATATTTGGTGCGAGAAATTATCAATAA
- the mscL gene encoding large conductance mechanosensitive channel protein MscL, whose translation MGFIKEFKEFAVKGNVIDLAVGVIIGGAFGKIVNSFVGDVITPALLSPMLEKIGAENIAQLSWNGIKYGSFLSAVISFLCIAFVLFVMIKGINKMKKEEKVEEAPAGLTQEELLAEIRDLLKK comes from the coding sequence ATGGGATTTATCAAAGAATTTAAAGAGTTTGCTGTTAAAGGCAATGTTATCGACTTAGCTGTCGGTGTAATTATAGGAGGAGCTTTCGGAAAGATTGTAAACTCTTTTGTAGGAGATGTTATTACGCCTGCACTTCTGAGTCCGATGCTGGAAAAAATTGGGGCAGAAAATATAGCTCAATTGTCTTGGAATGGCATTAAATACGGAAGTTTCCTTTCTGCTGTTATCAGTTTCTTATGTATAGCTTTTGTTTTGTTTGTAATGATTAAAGGTATTAACAAAATGAAGAAAGAAGAAAAAGTAGAAGAAGCTCCAGCAGGACTTACACAAGAAGAACTTTTAGCAGAAATAAGAGACCTACTAAAAAAATAA